GAGTGGCTGAAAAACTTATCGAACGTACGGTTTGGCCGCATGGGTAAACGCGCCGAAGAAGCCAGTTTAAGACGAATTATTGATACCATTGAAACTTCCACGGGCAAAAGCATTTCTACCAAAGAAAGACAATTGATTATCCGGGGAGCCGATGAAATTACTTTGGTACGGTCGGGTTTAGAAGACACCATGATTTCGGCGTATCACGAAATGCGGGAAGTCATGCGCCAGCACCCCACCGTATCGGATTTACGCACGGCCGCCTTTTACAGCGCTACCGAAAAAATTGCGGTAAGCTATTTATCCTTGGGAATATTTCCGTAAACGTTTTTTAAATTTTTTAAACAAAACCCGCTGGCCCAACACCAGCGGGTTTTGTTTTTATGCTTGTTGCTGTAGTTGTTTTACTTTTTCCTGCTGCAAAGTAAAATATTCTTCCCAGTCCGAAATAGTCGTATCGTCGAAGGAAATATCGCGGTTAATCAGTTCTTGTTTAAAATCATCGAAGCTCAACTCGTACCATTTTTCGAGCCGGTGCGAAGGGTGCGTCAGGCCGAAGTCGTTGGCCAGGTAAGTAAAAAACTGATTGTTGATCTCGTTTAACAAATCCTCTTTTTCCATGATTACCAGCTTTTTAGTTTATTTAAAATACTACGAAGCAATTTTCCGGATGTTAAAGTAAGTCTGGTTTAAATGGCACAAACCGTATTTAGCCGGATAAACTTCGGGTAACCAGAAAAACTACCAACCAGCCACCGCATTAACACGGATATTTTTTAAAAATTTTAATTTCTGTAATCTTGGCCTAACTGGTTTGCGTTAGATTTTTCTTGCATTCTTTACTTTAAGCTTACCTTATTATGGCAGTAGCACTGGATCAGATTCCGTTTTTCGACGCGGAAAATAACTACTACAATGTTATTATCGAAACGCCGAAAGGCAGCCGCAACAAAATGGCTTACGATGAAAAATTGGGGTTAATTAAACTTAAAGGCGTTTTACCGGTGGGCGCAAGTTTCCCGTATGATTTCGGCTTTTTGCCCCGCACCCATGGCGAAGACGGCGACCCGGTAGATGTGCTGGTGTTAATGGATGAGCCCGTGAGCCCCGGCTGTTTGGTGCCCGCCCGGCTAGTGGGTGTTATTGCCGCCGACCAAACCGAAGAAGGAAATACCGTACGCAACGATCGGTTGTTAGCTGTTTCGGCAATTTCGCGCACGCACCAGCACATTCAGGATATAAAAGATGTAGACAAGCGGTTGTTGGAAGAAATAGAGCATTTTTTTAAATCTTACAACGTAATGCGCCAAGCTGATTTTGTAGTAGTCGGCCGCTACGGAGCCAAGAAAGCCCAACAACTAGTAACCCAGGCCGGCAAAGCTTTTGAAAAGAAGCAAGAACAGGAAAAGTAAGTAAAAGCGGTTTTTTTTATAAAAGTGGATAAGCATCATCCGGCACGCACTCATTCCGGACAGGTATATTGTTTTTCTCCAGCTCGCTTTTTAAGCTCAGCCAATGTTTCACTCGTAAAGTACCGGCCGGATACAGTTTACTTTTAAAATCCTGGGTAATCACGCGTAGGCTGTATGGTCTTTTTCCTTCTTGCTCAAAAACCACTTCTCTTATATTTGGCAAGTAATACCGGCGGTTAACCCAAGGCCTTGTATGATTCCTGATAATTAAATGGTTGTCTGATAAACCAAAATAGTGCATCATCCAGGAAAATGGCAGAAACCAGAATAACATGAATGCTAAAGGAATTAGAAAAGCCTCAGATGGAGCAGTTAAATTTCTTAACGGGATAGATGCAAAAACAATTATAGGTACCCACAGCAATATTCCAGACAAGCTGGTAAACTGGTTACCTTTAAAATAGGTAAAATTTTCATCTTCCAGAATAGAACTATCTTGATTGAGCAAAGTGTCAGGATTAACTTTTTCACCGAGCACCGCTTCTTGCAAATACAATTTAATCAATGAAGCATTCGAGTACATCCCATCGAAAATATATTTCACCTTTCCTGTTTTAAAAGTTAATTGAGCACCTTCCATCGGGAAATCATACAAGTAAGGGAACGGCTTTTTCCCAGTTAATTCCATAGCAACTAAATCTTTGAAGAAATAAGTCTCTACTTGTCCAAAGGACTTAAATGTAATCTTTTCGGTATCCAGAGCTATTGAAGGTACATTTTTATAAATTCTGGGAATTGTATAAACTGCCAAAAATAAAAGCCAGAAAATAAAAAATGGCAAGAGCTGCTCTTTGGATTTTAAAGCACGGCTTTGGTATGTTTCAATAAAATCAAGTAAAAAGAAGATACCAAAGCCGCCAGTAAGAAGTACCGTAAATATTATGGATAAGTAAAAATTTAAAAAATGCCGTTTACTAGTTATTTGCTTCATGTGCCCCCAAGCTGTTTTCAGGAAAGCTTTATCTTTTATATGCTTCCGTAAATTGGGCAATTTCAACTAATTAACCTAGGATTTACACGCTTTGCTGCTGCAGATATGCTGGCAATAAGCTAATATCGGGCAGTTCGTGGTAGGCCAGGTTGGCCGAGGCGTCG
The sequence above is a segment of the Adhaeribacter swui genome. Coding sequences within it:
- a CDS encoding inorganic diphosphatase, giving the protein MAVALDQIPFFDAENNYYNVIIETPKGSRNKMAYDEKLGLIKLKGVLPVGASFPYDFGFLPRTHGEDGDPVDVLVLMDEPVSPGCLVPARLVGVIAADQTEEGNTVRNDRLLAVSAISRTHQHIQDIKDVDKRLLEEIEHFFKSYNVMRQADFVVVGRYGAKKAQQLVTQAGKAFEKKQEQEK